The Alphaproteobacteria bacterium genomic sequence GCCGCCCAATGGCGCATCGCCGTTTCGTTTTGTCATCGACCTCGCCGAGGTGCCCGCCGACCGCTTCGAGCGCGTGGCGGCAGTTCCGGCGCAGCCCGCCGGACCGATTCGACTGGTCAAACCCGAGCCGCAATCGGCGCCCGCCCCTGTGCCGACTAAGACCGGTCCGCGGATCGTCGTCCTTGACCCCGGTCACGGCGGTATCGACCCCGGGGCGATTGGCCGCCGCGGTGCCCAGGAAAAGGCCCTCACGCTGGCAATCGCCAAGGAAACCCGAAGGGCGTTGGAGGCGTCGGGCCGCTACAAAGTTTACATGACCCGGGAAGACGACATCTTTGTGCGACTGCGCGACCGCGTTGCCTTCGCACGCCAGCGCGACGCCGACCTGTTCATTTCGCTCCATGCAGATTCCCTGGGCGACCGTTCGGTGCGGGGTGCGTCGGTCTACACACTCTCCGAGAAAGCCTCCGACGCAGAAGCCGAGGATTTGGCCCACCGCGAAAACAAGGCCGACTTGATCGCCGGCGTCGATCTTCAAAACGAACCCGGCGAAATAGCCACTATCCTGATCGACCTGGCCCGGCGCGAGACCATGAATTTGTCGGCGACCTTCGCGACCCTGGTCCTGCCGGAGTTCGAGCGCGCCGGGAAAACTTTGCGCCGGGGTCACCGTTTCGCCGGGTTTGCCGTTCTCAAAGCGCCCGACGTCCCGTCGGTGCTGATCGAGCTGGGCTATTTGT encodes the following:
- a CDS encoding N-acetylmuramoyl-L-alanine amidase, with the translated sequence MYDKLRHLIVCLAVLAALGAAGAQAASAVVGVRAGEQSEATRFVMDLSESVEFEVFLLDNPYRVVVDFPVLEWQVPDTPGLKRGLIDGFRFGLFDRATSRLVLDVNRPVEVRRSFLLPPNGASPFRFVIDLAEVPADRFERVAAVPAQPAGPIRLVKPEPQSAPAPVPTKTGPRIVVLDPGHGGIDPGAIGRRGAQEKALTLAIAKETRRALEASGRYKVYMTREDDIFVRLRDRVAFARQRDADLFISLHADSLGDRSVRGASVYTLSEKASDAEAEDLAHRENKADLIAGVDLQNEPGEIATILIDLARRETMNLSATFATLVLPEFERAGKTLRRGHRFAGFAVLKAPDVPSVLIELGYLSNPADERQLGDRDFQKKLGISIQKAVDTYFAGLSR